One window from the genome of Pseudomonas sp. L5B5 encodes:
- the ybgC gene encoding tol-pal system-associated acyl-CoA thioesterase has translation MRAQNGLEPFAHRCRVYYEDTDAGGIVYYVNYLKFMERARTERLRHLGFAQSQLAGENLLFVVHSCEARYHAPARLDDELLVSAQVTELNRVSLRFTQQVRRSSDHALLCEGRFLVACVRADNFKPRAIPDALRTAFADEGSAGTHSEQEIKRGS, from the coding sequence ATGCGCGCGCAAAACGGGCTTGAGCCGTTCGCACATCGTTGTCGCGTTTATTACGAGGACACCGATGCCGGCGGCATCGTGTATTACGTCAATTACCTTAAGTTTATGGAGCGGGCTCGAACCGAGCGGCTACGACACCTGGGTTTTGCCCAGTCGCAGCTGGCAGGAGAGAACCTGTTGTTTGTCGTGCATTCCTGCGAAGCGCGTTATCACGCGCCGGCGCGACTGGACGACGAACTGCTGGTCAGTGCCCAAGTCACCGAGTTGAACCGTGTCAGCCTGCGTTTTACCCAGCAGGTCAGGCGGTCCTCGGATCATGCGCTGCTCTGTGAGGGGCGGTTCCTGGTGGCCTGTGTACGCGCCGACAATTTCAAACCCCGCGCTATTCCAGACGCTCTGCGTACGGCCTTTGCCGACGAGGGCAGCGCGGGTACACACTCAGAGCAGGAGATAAAGCGTGGAAGCTAA
- the ruvC gene encoding crossover junction endodeoxyribonuclease RuvC — protein sequence MTLILGIDPGSRITGYGVVRDTGRGCVYVASGCIRTGAGELPDRLQIVYRGVREVIQTYGPVTMGIEKVFMARNADSALKLGQARGAAIVAGAEEGLEIAEYTATQVKQAVAGTGGANKEQVQMMVMHLLKLTAKPQIDASDALAIAICHAHTRSSLLPHGLGTARSRGGRLRL from the coding sequence ATGACTCTTATTCTTGGCATCGATCCCGGTTCACGCATTACCGGTTATGGCGTGGTTCGAGACACTGGGCGCGGCTGTGTGTACGTGGCCTCGGGCTGTATCCGTACCGGTGCTGGCGAGTTGCCCGATCGACTGCAGATCGTCTATCGCGGTGTGCGCGAGGTGATCCAGACCTACGGCCCGGTCACCATGGGGATCGAAAAGGTGTTCATGGCGCGCAATGCCGACTCGGCGCTGAAGCTCGGTCAGGCACGGGGCGCGGCGATTGTTGCCGGTGCCGAAGAGGGGCTGGAGATTGCCGAGTACACCGCCACCCAGGTCAAGCAGGCCGTAGCCGGCACGGGCGGGGCCAACAAGGAGCAGGTCCAGATGATGGTCATGCACCTGCTCAAGTTGACTGCCAAGCCGCAAATCGATGCCTCGGATGCCCTGGCCATTGCCATCTGCCACGCCCACACGCGGTCCAGCCTGTTACCCCATGGCCTGGGAACGGCACGCAGTCGTGGCGGCCGCCTGCGTCTCTGA
- the tolB gene encoding Tol-Pal system beta propeller repeat protein TolB: protein MLVVICCMAGIAAADEKNILVTSGSDRATPIAVVPFGWQGGSVLPDDMAQIIGDDLRNSGYYAPIPKQNMISLPTQASEVIFRDWKALGAQYVMVGSIVPAGGRLQVQYALFNVATEQQVLTGSVSGSVDQLRDMSHYISDQSFEKLTGIKGAFSTRLLYVTAERFSVNNTRYTLQRSDYDGARAVTLLQSREPILSPRFAPDGKRIAYVSFEQKRPRIFVQHIDTGRREQITNFEGLNGAPAWSPDGSRLAFVLSKDGNPDIYVMNMASRQISRVTSGPGINTEPFWGKDGSTIYFTSDRGGKPQVYKSNINGGGAERVTFIGNYNANPKLSADEKTLVMIHRQDGFTNFRVAAQDLQRGSVKILTDTNLDESATVAPNGTMVIYATRQQGRGVLMLVSINGRVRLPLPTAQGEVREPSWSPYLN from the coding sequence ATGCTTGTCGTTATTTGCTGTATGGCAGGGATAGCGGCGGCGGATGAAAAAAATATTCTGGTCACCAGTGGCAGTGATCGGGCAACGCCGATCGCGGTAGTGCCGTTTGGCTGGCAGGGCGGTAGCGTGCTGCCGGACGACATGGCACAGATCATCGGTGACGACCTGCGCAACTCGGGTTACTACGCACCGATTCCAAAGCAGAACATGATCAGCTTGCCGACCCAGGCCAGCGAAGTCATTTTCCGCGACTGGAAAGCACTGGGCGCCCAGTACGTGATGGTCGGCAGCATTGTTCCGGCCGGCGGCCGCCTGCAGGTGCAGTACGCCCTGTTCAACGTCGCTACCGAGCAGCAAGTGCTGACCGGCAGCGTGTCGGGCAGCGTCGATCAACTGCGGGACATGTCGCACTACATTTCCGACCAGTCCTTTGAAAAGCTCACCGGGATCAAGGGGGCGTTCTCGACTCGCCTGCTGTATGTGACGGCCGAGCGCTTTTCTGTGAACAACACTCGCTACACCCTGCAGCGTTCGGACTACGACGGTGCCCGGGCAGTAACGCTGCTGCAGTCCCGCGAGCCGATCCTGTCGCCGCGTTTCGCTCCGGATGGCAAGCGCATTGCGTACGTGTCGTTCGAGCAGAAGCGTCCGCGCATCTTCGTCCAGCACATCGATACTGGGCGTCGTGAGCAGATCACCAACTTCGAAGGCCTGAACGGTGCTCCTGCCTGGTCGCCGGATGGCAGCCGCCTGGCATTCGTGCTGTCCAAGGACGGCAACCCGGACATCTACGTGATGAACATGGCGTCTCGCCAAATCAGCCGTGTCACCAGCGGTCCGGGCATCAACACCGAGCCGTTCTGGGGCAAGGATGGGTCGACCATCTATTTCACTTCCGACCGTGGCGGCAAGCCGCAGGTCTATAAAAGCAACATCAATGGTGGTGGTGCCGAGCGTGTAACCTTTATTGGTAACTACAACGCCAACCCGAAACTTTCTGCTGATGAAAAGACCCTGGTAATGATCCACCGCCAGGACGGTTTCACCAACTTTCGGGTAGCGGCTCAGGATTTGCAGCGCGGTAGTGTAAAAATCCTTACAGACACCAACCTTGATGAGTCAGCTACTGTTGCACCCAACGGCACCATGGTAATCTACGCCACCCGCCAGCAGGGCCGGGGAGTCTTGATGCTCGTGTCCATTAATGGACGTGTGAGGCTCCCGCTTCCTACCGCTCAAGGCGAAGTCAGAGAACCGTCCTGGTCCCCTTACCTGAACTGA
- the tolR gene encoding protein TolR, which produces MARVRHKRKPVAEMNVVPYIDVMLVLLVIFMVTAPMLNQGVKVDLPKVSSEALPQDNNTQVLTISIKADKTYYWNLGSEVDTDKQQDKAMTLPQMTDAVTKIIRAGNEGGKHTQVFIRGDKSVDYGAVMGAMGGLQKAGVGNVGLITEAP; this is translated from the coding sequence ATGGCCCGAGTTCGCCACAAACGCAAGCCGGTTGCCGAGATGAACGTAGTGCCCTACATCGACGTGATGTTGGTACTGCTGGTTATCTTCATGGTGACCGCGCCGATGCTCAACCAGGGCGTGAAAGTTGACCTGCCCAAGGTTTCCAGCGAAGCCTTGCCCCAGGACAACAACACCCAGGTGCTGACTATCTCGATCAAGGCTGACAAGACCTACTACTGGAACCTTGGCAGCGAAGTCGATACCGACAAGCAACAGGACAAGGCAATGACCTTGCCGCAGATGACCGACGCGGTGACCAAGATCATCCGTGCCGGCAATGAAGGCGGCAAACACACCCAGGTGTTCATTCGCGGCGACAAGTCCGTTGACTACGGCGCCGTGATGGGTGCCATGGGCGGCCTGCAGAAAGCCGGCGTCGGCAACGTTGGCTTGATTACCGAGGCGCCCTGA
- the tolA gene encoding cell envelope integrity protein TolA gives MQQQREPSASESYFWPSVWAIALHVLVFGMLFVSFAMTPELPPSKPIVQATLYQLKSKSPATTQTNHKIAGEAKKSAARQTEAEQLEQKKVEQEEIKAAEQKKEEAAQKAEEAKKADEAKKADEAKKADDAKKAAEAKKAEEKQLADIAKKKSEEEAKKAAEEEAKKKAAEEAKKKIVEDAKKKAAEDAKKKAEADEAKKKIAEDAKKKAAADAAKKKAQEAARKSAEEKKAQALADLLSDKPEREATKSDEVGDSVAGSFDDLIRIRAAEGWARPPSARKGMTVELRIGMLPDGTVTTVSVIKSSGDGPFDASAVAAVKNIGRLTEMQGLSPKDFAPYRSFKMTFTPEDLAL, from the coding sequence ATGCAGCAACAGCGAGAGCCGTCCGCTTCGGAAAGCTACTTCTGGCCCAGTGTCTGGGCGATCGCCCTGCACGTTCTGGTGTTTGGCATGCTGTTCGTCAGCTTTGCCATGACCCCGGAGCTGCCACCGAGCAAGCCGATCGTCCAGGCGACCCTGTATCAGCTGAAATCCAAGAGTCCGGCGACCACTCAGACCAATCACAAGATTGCGGGTGAGGCGAAGAAATCCGCCGCGCGCCAGACCGAAGCCGAGCAGCTGGAGCAGAAGAAGGTCGAGCAGGAAGAGATCAAGGCCGCGGAACAAAAGAAAGAAGAGGCTGCTCAAAAAGCCGAGGAAGCGAAAAAGGCCGACGAGGCCAAGAAAGCCGATGAGGCGAAGAAGGCCGATGACGCCAAGAAAGCCGCTGAAGCGAAAAAGGCTGAAGAGAAGCAATTGGCTGATATAGCCAAGAAGAAGTCCGAAGAAGAAGCCAAGAAAGCCGCTGAAGAAGAGGCCAAGAAAAAGGCCGCTGAAGAAGCGAAGAAGAAAATCGTCGAAGACGCGAAGAAGAAAGCCGCGGAAGACGCGAAGAAAAAAGCTGAAGCTGACGAAGCGAAGAAAAAGATCGCCGAGGATGCGAAAAAGAAAGCTGCCGCCGATGCCGCGAAGAAAAAGGCTCAGGAAGCAGCACGCAAATCTGCCGAAGAGAAAAAGGCCCAGGCCCTGGCAGACTTGCTTTCCGACAAGCCGGAGCGTGAAGCCACGAAATCGGATGAGGTGGGTGACAGTGTCGCGGGCAGTTTCGATGACCTGATTCGTATTCGTGCGGCGGAAGGCTGGGCTCGTCCCCCTTCGGCGCGCAAGGGCATGACGGTGGAACTGCGGATCGGCATGTTGCCTGATGGCACGGTGACCACGGTCAGCGTGATCAAGTCCAGTGGTGATGGTCCGTTCGACGCTTCGGCGGTGGCGGCAGTCAAGAATATTGGGCGTTTGACAGAGATGCAGGGTTTGAGTCCAAAGGATTTCGCTCCCTATCGTTCATTCAAGATGACATTCACACCTGAGGATCTAGCCTTGTGA
- the ruvA gene encoding Holliday junction branch migration protein RuvA, translated as MIGRLRGTLAEKQPPHLILDVNGLGYEVEVPMTTLYRLPSVGEPLTLHTHLVVREDAQLLYGFASKRERDFFRELIRLNGVGPKLALALMSSLEVDELVRCVQAQDTSALTKVPGVGKKTAERLLVELKDRFKAWEAVPSMFALVPNQPDAPMPVASAESDAVSALISLGYKPQEASKAVSAIKDKGLSSEDMIRRALKGMI; from the coding sequence GTGATTGGACGCTTGCGCGGCACCCTGGCTGAGAAACAGCCGCCGCACCTGATTCTTGATGTAAACGGGCTGGGGTACGAAGTCGAGGTGCCGATGACCACCCTCTATCGCCTGCCGTCGGTCGGCGAACCCCTGACCTTGCACACCCATTTGGTCGTCCGTGAGGACGCCCAGTTACTCTACGGCTTCGCCAGCAAGCGTGAGCGAGACTTTTTTCGCGAATTGATCCGTCTCAATGGTGTGGGGCCGAAGCTGGCCCTGGCCTTGATGTCCAGTCTCGAGGTAGATGAACTGGTGCGCTGCGTGCAGGCTCAGGACACCTCGGCCTTGACCAAGGTGCCGGGGGTCGGCAAGAAGACCGCCGAACGCCTGCTGGTGGAGCTCAAGGACCGTTTCAAGGCCTGGGAAGCGGTGCCGAGCATGTTCGCCCTGGTACCGAACCAGCCGGATGCGCCGATGCCGGTGGCCAGCGCCGAGTCGGATGCGGTCAGTGCGTTGATCTCCCTGGGTTATAAGCCTCAGGAGGCCAGCAAGGCGGTGTCCGCCATCAAAGACAAAGGCTTGAGCAGTGAAGACATGATCCGCCGAGCCCTGAAGGGAATGATTTAA
- the tolQ gene encoding protein TolQ: MEANVVDHSSMWSLVSNASVVVQLVMLTLVAASVTSWIMIFQRSNLLRAGRRALESFEERFWSGIDLSKLYRQAGSNPDPDSGVEQIFRAGFKEFSRLRQQPGVDPEAVMEGVARAMRVAISREEEKLEQSLPFLATVGSVSPYIGLFGTVWGIMNSFRGLASAQQATLATVAPGIAEALIATAIGLFAAIPAVIAYNRFAARGETLISRYYTFADEFQAILHRKVHTSEE, translated from the coding sequence GTGGAAGCTAACGTCGTCGACCATTCCTCCATGTGGAGCCTGGTCAGCAATGCCAGCGTTGTAGTGCAGTTGGTAATGCTGACCCTGGTTGCCGCATCGGTGACTTCATGGATCATGATCTTTCAGCGCAGCAACCTGCTGCGCGCCGGTCGACGTGCCCTGGAGAGCTTCGAAGAGCGCTTCTGGTCCGGTATCGACCTGTCAAAGCTGTATCGTCAAGCGGGCAGCAATCCTGATCCGGACTCCGGCGTCGAGCAGATCTTCCGTGCCGGCTTCAAGGAGTTCTCCCGCCTGCGCCAGCAGCCGGGTGTCGATCCTGAAGCGGTCATGGAAGGTGTGGCCCGTGCCATGCGCGTAGCGATTTCCCGTGAGGAGGAGAAGCTCGAGCAGAGCCTGCCGTTCCTCGCCACCGTCGGTTCGGTCAGCCCGTACATCGGCCTGTTCGGTACGGTGTGGGGGATCATGAACTCCTTCCGCGGCCTGGCTTCCGCGCAACAGGCAACGCTGGCCACCGTGGCCCCGGGTATCGCCGAAGCGCTGATCGCCACGGCCATCGGCCTGTTCGCAGCTATCCCGGCGGTGATCGCCTACAACCGTTTTGCTGCTCGTGGCGAGACGCTGATCAGCCGCTACTACACCTTCGCCGACGAGTTCCAGGCGATCCTGCACCGCAAAGTGCACACCAGCGAAGAGTGA
- the pal gene encoding peptidoglycan-associated lipoprotein Pal, which produces MEMLKFGKFAALALAMAVAVGCSSKGGDNAGEGAVDPNAGYGANTGAVDGSLSEEAALRAITTFYFEYDSSDLKPEAMRALDVHAKDLKGNGARVVLEGNTDERGTREYNMALGERRAKAVQRYLVLQGVSPAQLELVSYGKERPVATGHDEQSWAQNRRVELRK; this is translated from the coding sequence ATGGAAATGTTGAAGTTTGGTAAGTTTGCTGCGCTGGCTCTGGCCATGGCTGTGGCTGTAGGTTGCTCCTCCAAAGGCGGCGACAACGCTGGTGAAGGCGCTGTTGATCCAAACGCTGGTTACGGCGCTAACACTGGTGCTGTTGATGGTTCCCTGAGCGAAGAAGCAGCTCTGCGCGCAATCACCACCTTCTACTTCGAATACGACAGCTCGGACCTGAAACCAGAAGCCATGCGCGCTCTGGACGTTCACGCCAAGGACCTGAAAGGTAACGGCGCTCGCGTTGTTCTGGAAGGTAACACCGACGAACGTGGTACCCGTGAGTACAACATGGCTCTGGGCGAGCGTCGTGCGAAAGCCGTTCAGCGCTACCTGGTACTGCAGGGCGTGTCCCCAGCTCAGCTGGAGCTGGTTTCCTACGGTAAAGAGCGTCCAGTTGCCACTGGCCACGACGAGCAGTCCTGGGCTCAAAACCGTCGCGTCGAACTGCGTAAGTAA
- a CDS encoding FmdB family zinc ribbon protein yields the protein MPMYDYQCASCGHQLEAIQKISAAPLVDCPACQAPELKKMLSMPGFRLSGNGWYETDFKTGSKKNLAGGDKAD from the coding sequence ATGCCGATGTACGACTACCAATGTGCTTCCTGTGGTCATCAGTTGGAAGCCATTCAAAAGATCAGCGCTGCGCCGCTGGTCGATTGCCCTGCCTGCCAGGCACCTGAGCTGAAAAAGATGCTGTCCATGCCCGGCTTTCGCCTGAGCGGCAACGGCTGGTATGAAACCGACTTCAAGACCGGCTCCAAGAAGAACCTGGCCGGTGGCGACAAAGCTGACTAA
- a CDS encoding Dps family protein — protein sequence MAIDIGISEEDRKSIVDGLSRLLSDTYVLYLKTHNFHWNVTGPQFRTLHLMFEEQYNELALAVDLIAERIRALGFPAPGAYSIYARLSSIKEEEGVPAAEEMIKQLVAGQEAVTRTARGIFPLLDKVSDEPTADLLTQRMQVHEKTAWMLRSLLENR from the coding sequence ATGGCAATCGATATCGGTATCAGCGAAGAAGATCGTAAATCCATTGTCGACGGTCTTTCCCGTCTGCTATCGGATACCTACGTGTTGTACCTCAAGACCCATAACTTCCACTGGAACGTCACGGGTCCTCAATTTCGCACCCTGCACCTGATGTTCGAGGAGCAGTACAACGAACTGGCCCTGGCGGTCGACCTGATTGCCGAGCGCATCCGCGCCCTCGGGTTTCCGGCTCCAGGGGCCTATTCCATCTACGCCAGGCTGTCTTCCATCAAGGAAGAAGAGGGGGTGCCGGCCGCTGAGGAAATGATCAAGCAACTGGTCGCCGGCCAGGAAGCAGTGACCCGTACCGCCCGCGGAATCTTCCCGCTGCTGGACAAGGTCAGTGACGAACCCACGGCGGACCTGCTGACCCAGCGCATGCAAGTGCATGAAAAAACCGCTTGGATGCTGCGCTCCCTGCTGGAAAACCGTTAA
- the aspS gene encoding aspartate--tRNA ligase — MMRSHYCGQLNESLEGQEVTLCGWVHRRRDHGGVIFLDIRDREGLAQVVFDPDRAETFAAADRVRSEYVVKITGKVRLRPAGAGNANMASGMIEVLGYELEVLNEAETPPFPLNEYSDVGEETRLRYRFIDLRRPEMAEKLRLRSRMTTSIRRFLDENGFLDVETPILTRATPEGARDYLVPSRTHAGSFFALPQSPQLFKQLLMVAGFDRYYQIAKCFRDEDLRADRQPEFTQIDIETSFLDEKDIMGLTEAMIRNLFKEVLDLEFGEFPHMTFEEAMRRYGSDKPDLRNPLELVDVADQLKEVDFKVFSGPANDPKCRIAALRVPGGASMPRKQIDDYTKFVGIYGAKGLAYIKVNERAKGVEGLQSPIVKNIPEANLNVILDRVGAVDGDIVFFGADKAKVVSEALGALRIKLGHDLDLLTCEWAPMWVVDFPMFEENEDGSFTALHHPFTAPKCSPEELEANPATALSRAYDMVLNGTELGGGSIRIHRKEMQQAVFRLLGIAEEEQEEKFGFLLDALKYGAPPHGGLAFGLDRLVMLMTGAQSIREVIAFPKTQSAACVMTQAPGLVDAKALRELHIRLREQPKAE; from the coding sequence ATGATGCGCAGCCACTATTGCGGCCAACTGAACGAAAGCCTGGAAGGTCAGGAAGTAACCCTTTGCGGATGGGTCCACCGTCGCCGTGACCACGGCGGGGTGATCTTCCTCGATATCCGTGATCGTGAAGGGCTGGCCCAGGTGGTGTTCGATCCGGATCGCGCTGAAACCTTCGCCGCCGCCGACCGCGTGCGCAGCGAATACGTTGTCAAGATCACCGGCAAGGTGCGCTTGCGTCCGGCCGGTGCCGGCAACGCCAACATGGCTTCGGGCATGATCGAGGTCCTGGGCTACGAGCTGGAAGTACTGAACGAAGCGGAAACCCCGCCGTTCCCGCTCAACGAATACTCCGACGTGGGTGAAGAAACCCGCCTGCGCTATCGCTTTATCGACCTGCGTCGTCCTGAGATGGCCGAGAAACTGCGTCTGCGCTCGCGCATGACCACCAGTATCCGTCGCTTCCTGGACGAGAACGGTTTCCTCGACGTCGAGACCCCGATCCTGACTCGCGCCACCCCCGAAGGTGCCCGTGACTACCTGGTGCCGAGCCGTACCCACGCTGGCAGTTTCTTCGCCTTGCCGCAATCGCCACAGTTGTTCAAGCAGCTGCTGATGGTTGCCGGCTTCGATCGTTACTACCAGATCGCCAAGTGCTTCCGCGATGAAGACCTGCGTGCCGACCGTCAGCCTGAGTTCACTCAGATCGACATCGAGACCAGCTTCCTCGATGAAAAGGACATCATGGGCCTGACCGAGGCCATGATCCGCAACCTGTTCAAGGAAGTGCTGGACCTGGAATTCGGCGAGTTCCCGCACATGACCTTCGAAGAGGCCATGCGCCGCTATGGTTCCGACAAGCCCGACCTGCGCAACCCGCTGGAACTGGTGGACGTTGCCGACCAGCTCAAGGAAGTGGACTTCAAGGTGTTCAGCGGCCCGGCCAATGATCCGAAGTGCCGTATCGCCGCCTTGCGCGTTCCTGGCGGGGCAAGCATGCCGCGCAAGCAGATCGACGACTACACCAAGTTCGTCGGCATCTACGGTGCCAAGGGCCTGGCCTACATCAAGGTCAACGAGCGCGCCAAGGGCGTTGAAGGCCTGCAATCGCCGATCGTCAAGAACATCCCTGAAGCCAACCTCAACGTGATCCTCGATCGCGTTGGCGCGGTCGATGGCGACATCGTGTTCTTCGGTGCCGACAAGGCCAAGGTCGTCAGCGAAGCCCTGGGCGCGCTGCGGATCAAGCTGGGCCACGACCTGGACCTGCTGACCTGCGAATGGGCACCGATGTGGGTGGTTGACTTCCCGATGTTCGAAGAGAACGAAGACGGCAGCTTCACCGCCTTGCACCACCCGTTCACCGCGCCCAAGTGCTCGCCTGAAGAGCTGGAGGCCAACCCGGCTACCGCTCTGTCCCGCGCCTACGACATGGTTCTGAACGGCACCGAGCTGGGTGGCGGTTCGATCCGTATCCACCGCAAGGAAATGCAGCAAGCGGTGTTCCGCCTGCTGGGCATTGCCGAAGAAGAACAGGAAGAGAAGTTCGGCTTCCTGCTGGACGCCCTCAAGTACGGCGCACCGCCACACGGTGGCCTGGCCTTCGGCCTGGACCGCCTGGTGATGCTGATGACCGGCGCCCAGTCGATCCGCGAAGTGATCGCCTTCCCGAAAACCCAGAGCGCGGCCTGCGTCATGACTCAGGCACCGGGACTGGTGGATGCCAAGGCTCTGCGCGAGCTGCACATCCGTCTGCGCGAACAGCCCAAGGCTGAGTAA
- the ruvB gene encoding Holliday junction branch migration DNA helicase RuvB: MIEADRLIAATAPREREEIQDRAIRPVSLADYIGQPGVREQMELFIQAARGRNESLDHTLIFGPPGLGKTTLANIIAEEMGVSIKSTSGPVLERPGDLAALLTNLEPHDVLFIDEIHRLSPIVEEVLYPAMEDFQLDIMIGEGPAARSIKLDLPPFTLVGATTRAGMLTNPLRDRFGIVQRLEFYSVADLATIVSRSAGILGLPLDPEGAVEVARRARGTPRIANRLLRRVRDFAEVRAKGHITKAVADLALNLLDVDERGFDHQDRRLLLTMIEKFDGGPVGVDSLAAAISEERHTIEDVLEPYLIQQGYIMRTPRGRVVTRHAYLHFGLNIPSRLAGAPVVDEFLDAVDD; encoded by the coding sequence GTGATTGAAGCTGACCGTCTGATCGCTGCCACGGCCCCCCGTGAGCGCGAAGAAATCCAGGACCGGGCGATTCGTCCGGTCAGCCTGGCCGACTACATCGGCCAGCCGGGGGTGCGCGAGCAGATGGAACTGTTCATCCAGGCTGCCCGCGGGCGCAACGAGTCCCTGGACCATACCCTGATCTTCGGCCCTCCCGGGCTGGGCAAGACCACCCTGGCCAATATCATCGCCGAGGAAATGGGAGTGTCGATCAAGAGCACTTCCGGGCCGGTTCTGGAGCGTCCCGGTGACCTGGCCGCGCTGCTGACCAACCTCGAGCCCCATGATGTGCTGTTCATCGACGAGATTCATCGCTTGTCGCCGATTGTCGAGGAAGTGCTGTATCCGGCCATGGAAGACTTCCAGCTCGACATCATGATCGGTGAGGGGCCGGCAGCGCGCTCGATCAAGCTCGACCTGCCACCCTTCACCCTGGTAGGTGCGACCACCCGGGCCGGCATGCTGACCAACCCCCTGCGGGATCGTTTCGGCATCGTCCAGCGCCTGGAGTTCTACAGCGTCGCGGACCTGGCAACCATCGTCAGCCGCTCCGCCGGCATCCTCGGCTTGCCGCTGGATCCGGAGGGGGCCGTCGAGGTGGCGCGCCGGGCGCGTGGGACACCTCGGATCGCCAACCGCCTGTTGCGCCGGGTGCGCGACTTCGCTGAGGTTCGGGCCAAGGGGCATATCACCAAGGCGGTCGCCGACCTGGCTCTGAACCTGCTGGATGTCGACGAGCGTGGCTTCGACCATCAGGACCGGCGTCTATTGTTGACCATGATCGAGAAATTCGACGGTGGTCCGGTGGGGGTCGACAGCCTGGCGGCCGCGATCAGCGAGGAACGCCATACCATCGAGGATGTGCTGGAGCCCTACCTGATCCAGCAGGGCTACATCATGCGCACGCCACGCGGTCGGGTGGTGACCCGGCATGCTTACCTGCACTTCGGGCTAAATATTCCGTCACGATTGGCAGGGGCTCCCGTGGTAGACGAGTTCCTCGATGCCGTGGACGATTGA
- a CDS encoding YebC/PmpR family DNA-binding transcriptional regulator has translation MAGHSKWANIKHRKERQDAKRGKIFTKWIRELTVAARQGGGDPNSNPRLRLALDKALGANMSRDIIDRAIARGTGAAGSDDVVELTYEGYGPNGVAVMVECMTDNRNRTAAAVRHAFSKCGGNLGTDGSVAYLFERKGQITFAEGVDEDALMEAAMEADADDVVSNEDGSVDVFTSFAGFYGVRNALEAAGFKAADAEIVMLPTTSAELDLDGAEKILKLIDMLEDLDDVQNVYSNADIPESVAAQLG, from the coding sequence ATGGCAGGTCATTCCAAGTGGGCGAACATCAAGCACCGCAAAGAGCGTCAGGATGCCAAGAGAGGCAAGATCTTCACCAAGTGGATTCGTGAGCTGACCGTCGCAGCCCGTCAGGGCGGTGGCGATCCGAACTCCAACCCGCGTCTGCGCCTGGCCCTGGACAAGGCCCTGGGCGCCAACATGAGTCGCGACATCATTGATCGCGCCATTGCCCGTGGCACCGGTGCTGCAGGCAGCGACGATGTGGTCGAGCTGACCTATGAAGGCTACGGCCCCAATGGCGTGGCGGTGATGGTCGAGTGCATGACTGACAACCGCAACCGCACCGCGGCAGCTGTTCGCCATGCCTTCAGCAAGTGCGGTGGCAACCTGGGGACCGACGGTTCGGTGGCCTATCTGTTCGAACGCAAGGGACAGATCACCTTTGCCGAAGGTGTCGATGAAGACGCCTTGATGGAAGCGGCGATGGAAGCCGATGCCGACGACGTGGTCAGCAACGAAGACGGTTCGGTCGATGTGTTCACTTCGTTCGCCGGTTTCTATGGCGTGCGTAACGCCCTGGAGGCCGCGGGCTTCAAGGCGGCCGATGCGGAAATCGTCATGCTGCCCACCACCAGTGCCGAACTGGACCTGGACGGCGCGGAGAAGATCCTCAAGCTGATCGACATGCTCGAGGACCTGGATGACGTGCAGAACGTCTATTCCAATGCGGACATTCCGGAGTCGGTTGCCGCCCAGCTTGGCTGA